One genomic window of Geodermatophilus sp. DSM 44513 includes the following:
- a CDS encoding dihydrodipicolinate synthase family protein, translated as MTALTGVLPITLTPFTEDGAVDEGSIDTLVEDYLGAGAHGLTILGIMGEAAKLLDEERDRVLRRYLQATAGRVPVVAGVSARATVMALDYARRAEDAGAAAVMLAPPENTRNLDLVFEHFRLVAEAVSVPVVVQDEPVNTGVVMPAPFLVRLLDEIAGCRYLKLEETPTLPKITAVKQRAKEPVGVFGGLGGLYLYEELLRGADGIMTGFGFPQVLVGTYERFAAGDRAGAQEFFFRYLPLIRYEAQLGVGGVTIRKQVFLRRGAIASAHARFPAPPVDELTLAELDDLITAVGL; from the coding sequence GTGACCGCCCTGACCGGTGTGCTGCCGATCACACTGACCCCGTTCACCGAGGACGGCGCGGTCGACGAGGGCAGCATCGACACCCTGGTCGAGGACTACCTCGGCGCCGGGGCGCACGGGCTGACCATCCTCGGGATCATGGGCGAGGCCGCCAAGCTGCTCGACGAGGAGCGCGACCGGGTGCTGCGCCGCTACCTGCAGGCCACCGCCGGGCGGGTGCCGGTCGTCGCCGGCGTCTCGGCGCGGGCCACCGTGATGGCCCTGGACTACGCCCGTCGTGCCGAGGACGCCGGCGCCGCAGCCGTGATGCTCGCCCCGCCGGAGAACACCCGGAACCTCGACCTGGTCTTCGAGCACTTCCGGCTGGTCGCCGAGGCGGTGTCGGTGCCGGTCGTGGTGCAGGACGAGCCGGTCAACACCGGGGTGGTCATGCCCGCGCCGTTCCTCGTCCGGCTGCTCGACGAGATCGCGGGCTGCCGCTACCTCAAGCTCGAGGAGACCCCGACGCTGCCCAAGATCACCGCGGTGAAGCAGCGGGCCAAGGAGCCGGTCGGCGTCTTCGGCGGTCTCGGCGGGCTCTACCTGTACGAGGAGCTGCTGCGCGGGGCCGACGGCATCATGACCGGCTTCGGCTTCCCGCAGGTGCTCGTCGGCACCTACGAGCGGTTCGCCGCCGGTGACCGCGCGGGCGCCCAGGAGTTCTTCTTCCGGTACCTGCCGCTGATCCGGTACGAGGCCCAGCTCGGCGTCGGCGGGGTGACCATCCGCAAGCAGGTCTTCCTCCGCCGCGGCGCGATCGCCTCGGCGCACGCCCGCTTCCCGGCCCCGCCGGTCGACGAGCTGACCCTCGCCGAGCTCGACGACCTGATCACCGCCGTCGGCCTGTAG